Genomic window (Oscillospiraceae bacterium):
CCTGACGCCATACGGTCTCGGACTGAGGTTCAACGCCGCCCTTTGCACAGAAAACGGTTACGGAACCGTCAAGTACACGAAGCGAACGTTCAACTTCAACAGTAAAGTCAACGTGACCGGGGGTGTCAATAATGTTTACACGATGGTTTTTCCAGAAACAGGTAGTTGCAGCAGAAGTAATGGTAATACCTCTCTCCTGCTCCTGTTCCATCCAGTCCATGGTAGCCGCACCTTCGTGGGTCTCACCAAGTCTGTGGGTTTTACCTGTATAGAAAAGGATTCTTTCGGTTGTTGTCGTTTTACCAGCATCAATATGCGCCATTATACCGATATTTCTAACTCTTTCAAGCGGGTATTCTCTGGGCATTAATGTGTTCTCCTCTCAAGCGATAAACAAACGTTTATCATTAATTTTACCATCTGTAATGAGCGAAAGCCTTGTTAGCTTCAGCCATCTTGTGTGTGTCTTCTCTCTTTTTAACGGAAGCACCGAGATTGTTGATTGCATCCAGTACTTCACCAGCAAGACGCTCAGCCATTCTCTTTTCTCCGCGAGCTCTTGAATAAGTGATGAGCCAACGAAGACCGAGGGTCTGACGTCTCTCGGGGCGTACTTCCATAGGAACCTGGTAAGTGGAACCACCGAAACGACGAGCCTTAACCTCTAACACAGGCATGATGTTTTCGAGTGCTTTCTGGAAAACCTCAAGGGGATTTTCACCTGTTTTTTCCTTGATAATATCAAAAGCATCATATACTATTGTCTGTGCAACACCTTTTTTACCGTCCAGCATTATATTGTTGATAAGTTTGGTAACTACCTTAGAATTATAAAGCGGATCCGGCAATACGTCTCTTTTTGAAATTTGACCTCTTCTTGGCACTGAACTTCCCTCCTTCATAAAATAATGAAATCACGGGTACTCGGGCATTTTGCCCGTAAGCGCTCTGTCAAACTTTATCTATATAAATATTATATTATAAAGCTGCAAAGCATTAATTTTCCGCGATTATGCCACAAGGTTTAATCTTACTTCTTTGCGCCGTACTTGGAACGGGACTGCTTACGATTAGCAACGCCCTGAGTATCGAGAATACCACGGATAATGTGATAACGTACACCAGGGAGGTCCTTAACTCTTCCGCCTCTGATCATTACAACAGAGTGCTCCTGAAGGTTGTGACCGATACCGGGGATATAGGAAATAACTTCCGCACCGTTTGTAAGTCTTACACGTGCAACTTTACGCAGAGCCGAGTTAGGTTTCTTGGGAGTTTTGGTGTAAACTCTTGTGCAAACGCCTCTCTTCTGAGGGCTGGACAAATCGGTTTCTGTCTTCTTGAGTGTGTTAAGACCTACCTGAAGAGCCGGAGACTTGGACTTGTAAGTAACTTTCTCACGGCCATGTCTTACTAATTGGTTAAAGGTTGGCATACCGCACCTCCTTATAAAATAATATTTATATAGACAGCGGAAAAAAGATAAACCGCTTTCTATCTGATTTTAGATACGGCATAAACTGCACAATTTACATCTATACCGCAAACTTTGCCAAGCGCCGCCATGTTTTTGGTTTCATCGACCTTAACACCGCCGACCCGGCACATTGCCTTGATTTCTTCACGAATATGACCATCTGCATCTGATGCCACATATACAATTTCGGCAAAACCTGCTTTAATAAGCTTCTTGGCCTGATTAAGGCCGACAGCCTTTCCGTCGCGAAGTTTAAGTTTCAAAGCTGATAAATCTGAAGCACTCACTTACACATATATCCTTTCCGAACATTAAAGCGTGCAATCATACTTAAATATTATACATTAAAAGATGTTTTTTGTCAATAGATATAACAATCACACAAAAAAATCTGCGTTTTGCACAAAAGTTTCTTTTCTTAATGTGCATTATTTATATTTTTACCCAAATATATGAATTTAAAACATATCAAAACGGCATATACGCGATGCGTATATGCCGTTATATGATTAATAGCTGAATTCTGTCTGTACCTGCTGATTTTCAACTTCGATATCACGGTATACCTGCATACCCGTACCTGCGGGAATAAGTTTACCGATAATAACGTTTTCTTTCAAACCGAGCAGCGGGTCAACCTTACCCTTGATTGCAGCTTCCGTAAGAACCTTGGTGGTTTCCTGGAATGAGGCCGCTGAAAGGAAGGATTCGGTAGACAGCGAAGCTTTGGTAATACCCAGCAAAACGTGAGAATACTTAGCCGTTCTCAAGTCGCGCTGTCCTTCCTCGATGAGCGCTTCTATTTTGCGATTTTCTTCTCTGATATCAATTATATCAACAAGCGAGCCGAGAAGCAGATTTGTATCTCCCGGATCATCCACGCGGACCTTACGTGTCATCTGACGCGCAATTACTTCGATATGCTTGTCATTAATGTCAACACCCTGAGTGCTGTAAACACGTTGCACTTCTTTGATGATATAGTTGTAAACCGCTTCGAGACCCTCAGTTTTGAGGATATCTGCAGGAGCGACAACACCGTCGGTGATAAGCTGACCTCTTGTAACCGTCTGACCGTTTTCAACGGTAAGCTTTACATTGCCAGGAATAGCATGAGGTCTTTCTTCACCGTTTTCGAGCGATTTTATGGTAATCTTCTTTACAGTCTTGCCTGCATCCTTATTGTCAATCTGAACAATACCGGTGCAATCAGCAACAACAGCAGTTTTCTTGGGACGTCTTGCTTCAAAGAGTTCTTCAACACGGGGAAGACCCTGGGTAATATCCTTACCTGCGACACCACCGGTATGGAAGGTTCTCATTGTAAGCTGTGTACCCGGCTCACCAATGGACTGTGCGGCTATAATACCGACAGCTTCACCGATATTAACCGGCTTTGTGGAAGCAAGGTCGCTACCGTAGCAGTGTACGCAGACACCGTGCTTGCACTGACAACCCAGAATAGAGCGTACATGAACCTCTTTAATACCTGCTTTAATGATGCGGTCAACCTGTGCCTCATCCAGCATAACGTTGTCTTCTGCGATAACCTCGCCTGTCTTGGGATCATATATCTCGCCGATAGTGTAACGGCCGAGCAGACGATCTGCCAACGGTTCGATAAGCTCGTCCTCGTCACGAATTTCGGAAATTATGAGACCTTCGCGTGAACCACAGTCGATTTCTCTGATAATAACCTCCTGTGAAACGTCAACAAGTCGACGTGTAAGGTAACCGGAGTCCGCTGTACGAAGAGCGGTATCAGCAAGACCTTTACGTGAACCTCTTGCTGCAACGAAATACTCCAATATATCCAAGCCTTCACGGAAGTTTGCCTTAATAGGAAGCTCCAGTGTCTTACCGGTAGCGGTACTCATAAGTCCGCGCATACCGGCAAGCTGACGAATCTGCTTGATAGAACCACGGGCACCGGATACAGCCATCATGTTTATAGGATTAAACTTGTCAAGGTTCTTCTGAAGTGCAGCGGTTACATCGTTGGTACACTTATCCCACACTTCAATAACACGTCTGTAACGCTCATCATCCGAATAAAGACCGCGCTGGAATTTCTTGGTGATTTCATCAACCTTCTTATCCGCTTCGGCAAGAATTGTCTTCTTTTCAGGCGGTACGGTCATATCGGCAACAGAAATGGTTATAGCGCCGCGGGTGGAATATTTAAAGCCCATTGCCTTTATATTATCAAGAACTTCTGCGGTTTTCGCGGTGCCGCAGTACTTAATGCAGCGGTCGATAATATTTTCAAGTTCTTTCTTTGTTACAACAAAGTCGATTTCGGGTTTGAGAAGATTCTCGGGAATCGAACGGTCAACAAAGTGCAGATTCTGAGGAATAGTTTCGTTGAAGATAAATCTTCCAAGCGTGGATTCAACAATGCCAGTGTGAGTTTCGCCGTCTATAACCTTGGAAACACGCATCTTAATACGGCTGTGAAGCTGAAGATCGCCGTTTTCGTAAGCCATGTTGGCTTCGTCAAAATTACGGAATACTTTGCCTTCACCCTTTTCTCCCTCACGGTCATAGGTAAGATAGTATGAGCCGAGTATCATGTCCTGAGTAGGAACGGTTACTGCGTGACCGTTAACAGGTTTAAGAAGGTTGTTAGCCGAAAGCATGAGGAAACGAGCCTCAGCCTGAGCTTCTGCAGAAAGAGGTACATGCACAGGCATCTGGTCACCGTCGAAGTCGGCGTTAAACGCAGTACATACCAGAGGATGAAGCTTTATTGCACGTCCTTCAACGAGAATTGGTTCGAATGCCTGAATGGAAAGTCTGTGAAGTGTAGGAGCACGGTTAAGAAGAACGGGATGTTCCTTTATAACGCTTTCAAGAGCATCCCAGACCTCTGCGCTCACACGTTCAACCTTCTTCTTGGCATCCTTTATGTTATTAGCCTTGCCCGTTTCAACAAGTCGTTTCATCACAAAGGGCTTGAACAGCTCAAGTGCCATTTCCTTGGGAAGACCGCACTGGAACAGCTTAAGGTCGGGACCTACAACGATAACAGAACGTCCGGAGTAGTCAACACGTTTACCCAGAAGATTCTGTCTGAAACGGCCCTGCTTACCGCGGAGCATTTCGGAAAGAGATTTGAGGGGACGGTTGCTGGGACCTGTGACAGGTCTGCCGCGTCTGCCGTTATCGATAAGGGCATCCACAGCCTCCTGAAGCATTCTCTTTTCGTTTCTGATTATAATTTCAGGAGCGTGAAGCTCGATAAGTCTCTTAAGACGGTTATTACGGTTAATAACACG
Coding sequences:
- a CDS encoding 50S ribosomal protein L7Ae-like protein, with protein sequence MSASDLSALKLKLRDGKAVGLNQAKKLIKAGFAEIVYVASDADGHIREEIKAMCRVGGVKVDETKNMAALGKVCGIDVNCAVYAVSKIR
- a CDS encoding 30S ribosomal protein S12, producing MPTFNQLVRHGREKVTYKSKSPALQVGLNTLKKTETDLSSPQKRGVCTRVYTKTPKKPNSALRKVARVRLTNGAEVISYIPGIGHNLQEHSVVMIRGGRVKDLPGVRYHIIRGILDTQGVANRKQSRSKYGAKK
- the rpsG gene encoding 30S ribosomal protein S7, producing MPRRGQISKRDVLPDPLYNSKVVTKLINNIMLDGKKGVAQTIVYDAFDIIKEKTGENPLEVFQKALENIMPVLEVKARRFGGSTYQVPMEVRPERRQTLGLRWLITYSRARGEKRMAERLAGEVLDAINNLGASVKKREDTHKMAEANKAFAHYRW
- the rpoC gene encoding DNA-directed RNA polymerase subunit beta' translates to MNHNEFEKIKIGLASPELMRQWSHGEVKKPETINYRTLKPERDGLFCERIFGPQKDWECHCGKYKKVRYKGKICEKCGVEITTNKVRRERMGHIELAVPVSHIWYLRAIPSRLGLLLDISPRQLDKVLYFASYIVLDPGPSYTGLNKNDILTETEYRKKYEEYENDFKVGMGAEAIKQILQEMDLEKLSEQLKSELVNATGQKRVRNIKRLEVVESFRLSGNKPEWMILDVVPVLPPEIRPMVQLDGGRFATSDLNDLYRRVINRNNRLKRLIELHAPEIIIRNEKRMLQEAVDALIDNGRRGRPVTGPSNRPLKSLSEMLRGKQGRFRQNLLGKRVDYSGRSVIVVGPDLKLFQCGLPKEMALELFKPFVMKRLVETGKANNIKDAKKKVERVSAEVWDALESVIKEHPVLLNRAPTLHRLSIQAFEPILVEGRAIKLHPLVCTAFNADFDGDQMPVHVPLSAEAQAEARFLMLSANNLLKPVNGHAVTVPTQDMILGSYYLTYDREGEKGEGKVFRNFDEANMAYENGDLQLHSRIKMRVSKVIDGETHTGIVESTLGRFIFNETIPQNLHFVDRSIPENLLKPEIDFVVTKKELENIIDRCIKYCGTAKTAEVLDNIKAMGFKYSTRGAITISVADMTVPPEKKTILAEADKKVDEITKKFQRGLYSDDERYRRVIEVWDKCTNDVTAALQKNLDKFNPINMMAVSGARGSIKQIRQLAGMRGLMSTATGKTLELPIKANFREGLDILEYFVAARGSRKGLADTALRTADSGYLTRRLVDVSQEVIIREIDCGSREGLIISEIRDEDELIEPLADRLLGRYTIGEIYDPKTGEVIAEDNVMLDEAQVDRIIKAGIKEVHVRSILGCQCKHGVCVHCYGSDLASTKPVNIGEAVGIIAAQSIGEPGTQLTMRTFHTGGVAGKDITQGLPRVEELFEARRPKKTAVVADCTGIVQIDNKDAGKTVKKITIKSLENGEERPHAIPGNVKLTVENGQTVTRGQLITDGVVAPADILKTEGLEAVYNYIIKEVQRVYSTQGVDINDKHIEVIARQMTRKVRVDDPGDTNLLLGSLVDIIDIREENRKIEALIEEGQRDLRTAKYSHVLLGITKASLSTESFLSAASFQETTKVLTEAAIKGKVDPLLGLKENVIIGKLIPAGTGMQVYRDIEVENQQVQTEFSY